DNA from Clupea harengus chromosome 2, Ch_v2.0.2, whole genome shotgun sequence:
cttgctgttttggatggagcaagagataaagagtcagtattgatattgatgttgtggtggatgacacATTACTGCCACTGTAAATGGTAAaaaaacatagtggctcagaccaaaccataaacaattccagccaatcaacatgttgcttcaggagcacggaaggtaAGGgggtcatttgattggctgttgaacctttcgccagaatcacgGACATGACATCTTTAAGTGACATGATCGCTTCATGAGTACATTCATTAGCAAAAGATATGGCGATTAAAACTGTAAAAATGCGAATGAATGTGACATGCTCCCTGCAATGATCCCGAGGCCCTCTGCGTGAGGCTGCTGCCCAGTATTGACACGGGGTTGTGCACCCTGTTTTAGTCCTGTTCACCCAATAGGTCTTTTGCCTAACTCATGTCAGgcattgtaaatgtgttgcCACTTGCCACTTTAACAAGGTAAATAGATGGATAGCTACTTTATTTATCCCCTAAGGTAAATCAATggatagatactttattgatcccctAAGGTAAATACATggatagatactttattgatcccctAAGGTAAATCGATggatagatactttattgatcccctAAGGTAAATCGATggatagatactttattgatcccctAAGGTAAATACATggatagatactttattgatcccctAAGGgaaatagatggatagatactttattgatccccaaaGGGAAATTGCAGCAGTTGACCATGTAATATTTTTGGGTCAGAAATATGAAACATCTCGTCTTTCTCTTCCACAATCTGTAGGCTTCAGAGAACGCTGCCATCAGGACGATCTTTCGTTGCCATGGACACAAAGCAGATCCCTCAGATCTTGCAGCAGATCTTCACGTCCACCATGTTGTCAAGTGCCTGAGGTGGCTGTGCCTGATCCATAGAGTGCCAGCACCCTGAAGTCTGTTCCATAGAGTCCCAGCACCCTGAAGTTCACTCTTGGGCACTCAGCTGTGGACACCAGCCTAAACCTAGTCATGCATGTTTCATCTTGAAatacctgctgctgctgctgctgctgccgcccaTTTTTATCTGAACAATTTACAatttctagggttagggttgtaaACCTTTTTTTAATGAAGATGATGTACATGAATAATACACCTAACACACTCATGATGTGTAAATGACATGAATCCATATGTTAAAATATTGAAAATAACTCTACCCACACGTGCACAGATGGAGTATTAAGAGGGCCATATCACAAAATGTAtcaaaaaaatgtgttaatatatcattcaataaatcaaaaaatatttaattgtTCCATTAGATGTGTCAATATATCATGCAATATATAAACAATTACATACATGTGTTGATAAATGCATAAATGGTGATATAAGGATTTATTGATGGATATATTCAAAGCAGCAGGTAGGAGTTTTGGTCTAGAACTACAGAGTAAACTACCTGCAAGCTAAGCACAAAACACcaacagtccagtccagtccagtccagtccagttggcactgatacaaGCTTGCTAAAATGCTAACTGGTGTCATTTGGTGATACAGCTGAttatgtcatgctgtgaaagcttttctttcatttttgcagggtgttacGGCCCGGAATACATCACCACAGAGTGCATATCCCACATGGCTAATGGGAATTAGAGATGCATTTCGTGCATGCATTTTGTGATAGCttaacagcagcagaggatccCTAACCTTTGCCCATACGCTGATTATAAGAACGACAGATGCATTCACAAGAAAATGTGAAGTGTATTGTTCAACAGAGTATACTTAGTGTAACAGCGCACAGGAAATTGTGAAATAATTATGTTGTACAACATGTATGGATAAAAGAACACATATGTGAATGAAGAGACATGTCAATTGTTATCACTACATCACCATACTGATTAGTCACTCAACATCACCTCAGCATCTCCTCTGCGTGGTGTAGACAAGCAGACCAGACTTGAACCCACAACCTCAGGCGTCGGAGGCCGGAGTGCTAGTGGAACTGCGTTAAATGTGTTTTCCTGAATTTCCCCACTGTTGGCTCGTGTTTTCTTTTTGAGTTCATGCCATTTCTGTGCTTTTCTTCCTGTATTCCCTCTGTAGGGTGGACAGTAGTAGGGGgcagggtgtgggtgtgaattCAGTTTCATTCCTACTCTTTTGGTATTGCTTGGTCTCTGCCTCTTCTGTGTGTGGTCCTGCAGcagtttttttgtattacaagtttctcttgaaatgaatttgaatatgcacatgagcgtcacacttattgaatatgtcctaattctataggcagaaacaccatacccctggcaggtactaccaagccaggcagttttcaggttagaggccagtctaaaagcagcattgccatctcccattggcagtaggatgattggatgggccgatgtatttgtcatacatatgaatggtgtttctgcctatggacatattcaataagtgtggagctcatgtgcatattcaaattcatttcaaaagaaacttgtaatacattttttttaacttttcatgggtactttcattgtgtaaagtttcattttgataggagtaaaggaaaaaattacatttttgaggtgtatttttgccatgcattattagcacacatctcagattgatgagaattaaacatatttcctcaactaggatttcttaggacttttagtatgttgttctggacacctcatagaaattatCTATGCTGaataaaattattttacaattagtctgtcgtaaaacgctactttgcctggacaaTGTCTTTTTTATGTCTTCCTGCtaaatgtttgtattttgtgttaACAATAGTGTAGTTGTCATCTTGTACTGAGTTTGcatattgtaattattatttgttttacttttacACAACATTGTGGTCCCTGCGCTGCATTATGCTAGCGGTGCAGCAGGAGCGGTTGGATGCTATCCCCGCTCTTTTGTGTGCCGTCCAGCAAGACCAAGACTGGTTGTGGCGTCAGTTCATTTCCACCAAACAcaatgcaaagagagagagagagagagagagagagagagagagagagagagcgagcgcgtGCTCCTGTTCCACTGGTGCTGTgatactctgagagagagagagcgcgtgctCCTGTTCCACTGGTGCTGTgatactctgagagagagagagagagagagcgcatgctCCTGTTCCACTGGTGCTGTGATACTCTGGTGTGTTGGGCTACTGCTGAACAGGCAGAGTTGCTGCCTGGATCTGGACCTGGACCTGTTGCTGAGCTGCTGCTTGACTCTCATCTGTTGCTGGTATCTTTTCAATAGCCTTTAACTTTGAAAAAGTATATTTTTGTGTATATCTTGTGATGCAAAATAGcagtgtatataaatgtatattcatCTTTCTATAATTTCTAGTGTTTTTGAGTATTTAGTTGCCATGGATTTTCCTGGCAAGAGTCACGGGCCTTCTGACATGTAGTACTTCAGGTGGTCCTGGGTTCGATTTTCTACTCCTTTGTCACATTTGCCACCACTCCAGTACACTGAGCCTGATATCCCTGTTAGTTTGACTAGTGCGCAGGTTAAAGAGGTTCACTTCATTAGTGGCAGCATTTTGAATACTATCTGGTCAGGTTTACCAGCTAATGAGGGGGGTATCTGGACAAGACTAGCGACGGTGGGAGGGAGCGTGTGGATGAGCTGGTTAGCAGACTGATGGGCCACGGCAGGGATGGAATTAGGATCTGGCTGCACAATAATGTCCGGGTTTCTGATTCTGTCGCCATGAATACCGTCTTATGCATCCATAGATAGCATTATGAGTGCTGTATATTCAGGGAGGCCTCTTGTTGATTTACACACCACTATACCATATGTCAATGCACAACCTCTCGACTATTGGAATACACTAATAAGACAGCTGATTGACTGGACTGTGAAAGACAAAACAATGCCCAGTGGGTGTGCAGAAGAGGCCTACGAATGTTTGCCATCTATGAAAACATACAGTAAATTGTCAGTGAACGTCAGTACCTGAAACCTCCCCTATGCTTTCAACCTAAACAATGCATAGATACCATACAAGATTCAAGTAATGCAACAGCTGCAAGGAGCCTTATGTTATATTGCATCCATATGCCCTGAAATATTTTGAATTGTGTCGTCTTATTATGTGTAGGCTGTCATTTTTTGTACGCCTGATTGTCTTATTGTGCTGGTTATATCTCTGTTAACTATTTGTAATGCCAAATAATAAAGTAGTTGAGTAGTTGTCAGCgagactctctgtctctgtaataataacattaataataaaataatgaatgtatGTTGTAGGATACGAGTGGCGATGACATGAGCAATGGGGCTGAAGATGGCACGCTAAATTCTTCCAGATTCTGCGAGTTTTAACCAATGGTACCCAAATGCCTATTCACCAACACCGACGCTGGAGCAGCAACGGTGGAAGATTAAAAGTGCCTCAGATATGCTTCAGTGATCCACTTTCAAATGGATGTAGTAACATGTTTTCTGGATACATGAGATGGGTAAAACCAAtaacatgcacattttcataaaaaaaaaatgtttttgtcgACACAACCAGAGCAATTCATGTGATAACACTATGGTAATGAGCGATCATTTTTACTAATACAAACTTCTGTTGAGTGAAAAGGAAGAATAGTTTTTAAGAAGAACATTTTATTAACTCAGTTTCATTCCATTAACATCCTGGATGAACAGGGACCATCCACCCATCTGCCTTTGACAGTTTATAAGCATTTCAACGATCAGGTTTAATAAGGATGTCACAGCATTCTTGCCAAATTATTTGCATGCTACAGTTGGTTTGTATTTGggttaacaaaaaatataattttgggGGGATTTAAATgcaaaggataaaaaaaaaaaaaagagtgatttGTATTATCTTTCCTAAATCATAACTGTAATAAGAAATGGAGAGCAAAATGATCACCATCAAATGGCACATCAGCTTCAAATCAAAAGTCATGAAATGTGGGAGATGAACTTCTCACAAATTTAAAGACTAGCCAAAAGTGAAAAGTACAACCCCTGCATTAGAAAATCTACTAGTTAAATGTTTTGCTCATCAGTAAGCAATTCATTTGAGGCCACACATTGGAGACCAATTCATTTGAGGCCACACATTGAAGACCAATTCATTTGAGGCCCCACATTGGAGACCAATTCATTTGAGGCCACACATTGGAAACCAATTCATTTGAGGCCACACATTGGAAACCAATTCATTTGAGGCCACACATTGGAGACCAATTCATTTGAGGCCACACATTGAAGACCACAGTAATGCTGACCTTCCCTCTTACAGTtgatcactttttttttgtcaaatctcTTTTCTATAAAAATGTGAACATCCTAACTAATATAGTCAACAATGAAAGgcagtatttttatttttattctgttCTGGGTGGTTTGAAATTCAGTGGCAAATGTTATGCTTTGGAGAGGGCTACAACAGTGAAACGTAGTTCTTGAGGGTCTCGTGCCATGAACTGTTTGCAAACTTCTGTGGCATcctagtaaacaaacaaacaagcacaggaGATAACTTACCAAACAGTTCCCCCTTTCATGACAATAACCAGCCAAATACTGTACATGTCACTATTCACAATATTCACTAAGTATCACTTTTTGTTCTGGTTACAGGAAAAGTATTTAGTATTAGGTTTAAACcaatctcccttgtacgtcgctttggacaaatgcatctgctaaatgactaaatgtaaatgtaaattaggATTTGTGCCCTTACCTCAAGAAAAGTGTCTCCTGTGGTTTTCCCATGAACGATAGGGAAAGGCTTACGCCCATCTGTCAAAAGAGTAATATTGGGAGAATCATTTCTGCTCAGGCCATCAGAAAACAGCATGTTGAACATCTACTttaaaaaatgaatgttaaaaCATTTTTAGTTATACATAACCCTTTTAAATGAAAGTTCAGAGTGGTGTAaacaatatttgtatttaataaaTATTTGTCTTACCTAGTTCATATAGATGACCTCCAACATTTACGAAAGCTATGAAATGCAAATCCACCTTTTCATCTAAACTTGGGGCCTGAAAGATGGGGTCACAGTTTTAACATGATTCCAGAAACATTATGTATTCATATCTGaactgctaaatgactgaatctTCAACTCAATATTCCAAACAGACAACAGTTAACATGATTGCAATCAAATGCCAGGCAGAGAAATCTGTCACCCACACACCTAACTTTGAAATGTCTTCCGGCCACACCTAAAAATAGTTGCAAACTATTACTTTCATTTGAGTGGCGCAGAGTCCAAAATGTGAGCCCGAAATCTTACAAAACTTGAAACTGCCACGAATTTGAAATCAATGCTACACCCCAAGTCTAgaggcctcatttataaaacatttgcttataCAAAAATCCATGCCAACATTCAGATTTAGAAAGACATATTCTGATGTGAAACAATTCTCATGTCAGGTCtttataattgtattattaGCAATAGCAGTAGGATGTGTATGTAGAATGGCTGCATTTGCGCTTTTTGACGGAGATGTCGGGGAGAAGTGCAAGTGTGCTGTTCCAAGATGCACAAAAGAAAACCTGAGTCTGCATCTTCTTCCAAAGGAAGTtaatacacagagacagtggCCGAACTTTATTTTGGGGAAAACCTTGAACATTTTGAAACTGAGAGCTGAAACCTTTTGACATTTTGAAACTGAGATGGCCTACATTTTGGAAGTGGAGGCAGGGGTGAGGCTGTGGGGTGGCGTTTAGTTTCTGATGATGAACTTGTAGCTGTGTCATGGCTGCTTTCATCAAATCAATTTTATGTTACACGCATATTACAGAACCTTTGCTcacaataaaagagagaaaccgTTTCAAAATACTATCCCATGTAAATTTTTTGCTAAGCTAGGTGGGTTGTACATCAGGAATATTTGGCTGTGTAATACAACGTCAATCGATACAAAATCAGTTTAGCCTATGAGGTAATCTGCAAATAAGCATCACAATTAAAAGACAGGTTGATTAAATATCAACCAATAGACTTCTTCTTTGTTTTCTGAACTGACCTAGACAAATAGGCTGATTCGATTGCATATGATGAGCAGTAAGTAGTGGCTAACTAGTCTCTTGAGCCGCAACTTTAGCACATATTTGGTTCAGGAACCTTATCCTATTGTCAATTACTGTCTCGGACGTTTTCCCACCTTTCATTATTCATAAGGCATCATGACCGTATAGATGTGCTTGTAGATGTTTATCTATGAATTATGTTGTATTAACACATGTTTAGAATGGCATTTCACAGACTAAAGTCAATGGGGGACAGTCAGTTTAATAGTGTGTCATATATTCATGCTGGCGTGGCTGTTTCTGATCTGATTCCCTCGCCCGCCCACGCCCAATTTACTGGATGTGTTCATGGAAGCCAAACATTTGTGGGCGAAAGGGGGAAAAGTTGATCTAATCAGAGGATTAAGGTAGgccttatttaatttaaaataagagAAGAGATTTGATTCCTACCAGTTCATTCACTCAGTAGCCTAATGTTTCAGCCTTCAAGCTTGTGTGAAGTGAAAGTGTGACATGTTTCATCTGCTTTGAATCTCTGACATAGCCACCTCCAAGTTTGCCAAATATTAAAATAGCGTATCCCAGACCTCCAGTCTCTCAATTAGTTTCCTCAATTTAGTCAGGAAAAGCACTTTTTTGACAGAATTTGGTTTGACTTTCACTCTGCAAGGTATAATCTAAACAGATATCTTACCTCGGTCTGTCCTTCCTGTGCACTTGACTCGTGTGATACACGTATACTCTGTAAATATCACAAGGAAAAGAATGAACTGCTGCTCAGCGTTTTGAAACACACGTTTTGAAATAAGAAGAGTGTTTCCAATACCTCATCTTTCTCAAGGAAAACCGCCTTTTCATCTGGACTCAACTTGGATGACTGCAACAGGAAGTTCTTCAGGGGCGAGGCTGATTCTGAACAGATTTAGTTAGTTTAGTGCAGAAACGGACGGCAGGGGGACATAGCCAGACAACTGCCCTTGTAAAGCTGATTTCACATTATTTGACTGGAATTCTTATCAAGGATGTACCAAGAATAAATTACATTCATTGAGAATAAAAAAATGGCAAATACAGGCCTAATAACTGTTCAATGATGCCTTTATTGACTTTATTAGGCACTTTACCATTAACACAActaatatgtgtctgtataacATGTTACCTAAAGTGTTAGCCATTTTTCACATTGGGCAAAACATGTCAAAAACCATGATACACTTACCAAATTCCAGGCGTTCTTGGTTGTTTGCCACAGCATGGATCAATCCAATTGTCCCACAAGCATTGCCAATGGTTTGTCTCATGAAATATGCATCTGGGGAGACCTGTTGGCCTTCTGACATGATTTTCTTCTCCTCATCCAGTCTGAAGGACTCATACTATACATAGGAAAATGACAGAGATgaaacacaaaataataaattattattattattattattattattataagtggTGATGACAGCATTCCATACAATGAGATACTTGACTCACtgttttcaagaggacaaacacaatcaGTACACAATGGTGCATACAGTAAAACTTCCCATAACTCCCCAGGTGTTTATTTCCTCAATCCTGAGGAGTTCAGGGCTAGATTTCGGCACTTTTGTGGTTCTGACATGCTTTTTGAAAACTTTGCAAGTAGTATGTATGTTGTATAGAGCTCCGGAaaagagaccacttcaaaatgatcagtttctATAAACTACTCAACATTTCTaccaaatacaaatattgtcatttagagcatttatttgaagaaaaatgacaactggtcaaaataacaaaaaagttgTGCTGAAATATGTGCAAAAACATACAGAGCCACAGTGACTGTTTTGGTCACTTGAAGTGATCCTGTAAGGGCTTGGTTATGCTATGCTACGCACAAAAGCTCCTAAAATCACTCCATGATTCATATGAACAGGTAAATGAGCACCTAACGTTTTTGACTGTCACTGTAGTATCAATGGAAGGGGTAATGGCCTTGAATCGTGCATATGCAGAGGGGGCTGTTAACACCCCTGCCCATCCTAACTCTAAAGCCTTTTCACATGGGAATGTAGATGCCAACTATTTTAGAGAAATCTCCACACTATTTGCATGACACAGTATATACCAACACATTCAAATGTCATGTTTACTCAAATGCCATCCAACCACGCAGGTGGGCATCCATCACATCGCCTTCTATGGAACTCATTATCTACTACCATGTACTTTCTAACAGCAGGACTTTGAAGATTTGTTGATAGTGAAGG
Protein-coding regions in this window:
- the uchl3 gene encoding ubiquitin carboxyl-terminal hydrolase isozyme L3 isoform X1, whose product is MEGQRWLPLEANPDVMNQFLRQLGLLPTWQFGDVYGLDPELLSMVPRPVCAVLLLFPVTEKYESFRLDEEKKIMSEGQQVSPDAYFMRQTIGNACGTIGLIHAVANNQERLEFESASPLKNFLLQSSKLSPDEKAVFLEKDESIRVSHESSAQEGQTEAPSLDEKVDLHFIAFVNVGGHLYELDGRKPFPIVHGKTTGDTFLEDATEVCKQFMARDPQELRFTVVALSKA
- the uchl3 gene encoding ubiquitin carboxyl-terminal hydrolase isozyme L3 isoform X2 — encoded protein: MVPRPVCAVLLLFPVTEKYESFRLDEEKKIMSEGQQVSPDAYFMRQTIGNACGTIGLIHAVANNQERLEFESASPLKNFLLQSSKLSPDEKAVFLEKDESIRVSHESSAQEGQTEAPSLDEKVDLHFIAFVNVGGHLYELDGRKPFPIVHGKTTGDTFLEDATEVCKQFMARDPQELRFTVVALSKA